In a single window of the Gossypium hirsutum isolate 1008001.06 chromosome D02, Gossypium_hirsutum_v2.1, whole genome shotgun sequence genome:
- the LOC107908904 gene encoding uncharacterized protein, whose product MPKRYRPPPPPPPQLQPRPLYKQRSWSPDVERDEAWLRRKESHGHSHSHGLRRSQSFSNDDLEELKGCIELGFGFEPDSPELDPKLSDTLPALPFYCAVNRQYSCRLSRTSSASSIGSFSGAGSTNTIIDQGDDPQTVKTRLRQWAQVVACSVQQISGNPN is encoded by the exons ATGCCGAAACGTTACCGTCCTCCGCCTCCACCACCTCCTCAACTACAACCACGGCCTTTATACAAGCAACGTTCGTGGTCTCCCGACGTGGAACGAGACGAGGCGTGGCTGAGACGGAAGGAAAGCCACGGCCACAGCCACAGCCACGGCCTCCGCCGATCTCAGAGCTTCTCAAACGATGATTTGGAAGAGCTCAAAGGCTGCATCGAGTTAGGTTTCGGTTTCGAACCCGACTCGCCTGAATTGGATCCGAAGTTATCCGATACTTTACCCGCTCTGCCGTTCTACTGTGCCGTCAACCGTCAGTACAGCTGTAGATTGTCGAGGACTTCGTCGGCATCTTCGATAGGATCTTTCAGTGGCGCTGGCAGCACAAACACCATAATTGATCAAG GCGATGATCCTCAAACGGTAAAGACTAGGTTGCGACAATGGGCGCAGGTGGTGGCTTGCTCGGTGCAGCAAATTTCAGGGAATCCAAATTGA
- the LOC107908905 gene encoding uncharacterized protein codes for MTLCSAAPADSCDIMGCSRLHHLHLQAKAAQLHFLFREKLWCPMMESTSTQEVIQLTNQQVVQGSIPYINSAITAWVAVLLRCQIRTWWMKTKEKRPAISGAKSLKMMAVLDASSHGQVKSGYNRQLNLQ; via the exons ATGACCCTTTGTTCGGCAGCACCCGCTGATTCTTGTGATATCATGGGATGTTCACGGTTACATCACTTACACCTGCAGGCAAAAGCAGCTCAACTACATTTCCTCTTCCGAGAGAAATTGTGGTGCCCAATGATGGAATCTACATCTACTCAAGAAGTAATACAACTCACTAATCAGCAAGTAGTTCAGGGCAGCATCCCATATATCAATTCTGCAATCACAGCTTGGGTAGCTGTACTGCTG AGGTGTCAGATCAGAACTTGGTGGATGAAGACCAAGGAAAAAAGACCAGCAATATCCGGTGcaaaaagcttgaagatgatggCAGTTCTCGATGCTTCGAGCCACGGTCAA GTGAAAAGTGGGTACAATAGACAACTCAATCTTCAATAA